One window from the genome of [Mycobacterium] stephanolepidis encodes:
- a CDS encoding NUDIX domain-containing protein encodes MRGDGDGWVVADTGARFWGRFGAAGLLLRAPLSSGQPAVLLQHRAWWSHQGGTWALPGGARDSHESAEQAAVREAAEEAGIAPGAMTIRSSVVTKRIDGQAHWTYTTVVADAAELLPTEANHESTELRWVPEEKIEGMRLHPGFKSAWPLLRVVTTLQGTSNGFSGPGTVELEPGRFAWQLP; translated from the coding sequence GTGCGTGGCGACGGTGACGGATGGGTTGTCGCCGACACGGGTGCGCGATTCTGGGGGCGGTTCGGTGCAGCGGGTTTGCTGTTGCGCGCACCGCTGTCGAGCGGTCAGCCTGCGGTGCTGCTACAGCACCGGGCCTGGTGGAGTCATCAGGGTGGTACCTGGGCGTTGCCCGGCGGAGCGCGGGACAGCCATGAGTCCGCCGAGCAGGCAGCGGTCCGGGAGGCAGCCGAGGAAGCGGGAATCGCGCCGGGCGCCATGACCATCCGCTCCTCGGTGGTGACCAAACGCATTGACGGCCAGGCGCACTGGACCTACACGACGGTCGTTGCCGATGCCGCGGAGCTGTTGCCCACCGAGGCCAATCACGAGAGCACCGAACTGCGATGGGTGCCCGAGGAAAAGATCGAGGGGATGCGGTTGCATCCCGGGTTCAAGTCGGCGTGGCCGCTGCTGCGGGTAGTGACGACGCTGCAGGGGACATCGAACGGATTCTCCGGGCCCGGTACCGTCGAGCTCGAGCCCGGGCGTTTCGCCTGGCAACTGCCGTAG
- the thiE gene encoding thiamine phosphate synthase, which produces MHPRSARLGSAHLYLCTDARRERGDLAEFVDAALAGGVDIVQLRDKGSVGEQQFGRLEPSEELEYLAVLGAAAARHGALFAVNDRADIARAAGADVLHLGQDDLPLAVAREIVGPDVLIGRSTHDAVQAREAALDTGVDYFCCGPCWPTPTKPGRTAAGLELVSTAAALETAKPWFAIGGIDEARVPEVVAAGASRIVVVRAITASVDPGAAAASLRELVHPAHTART; this is translated from the coding sequence ATGCACCCGCGTTCGGCCCGGCTTGGGTCTGCCCACCTCTATCTCTGCACCGACGCGCGCCGAGAGCGCGGCGATCTCGCCGAATTCGTGGACGCCGCCCTCGCCGGCGGAGTCGACATCGTGCAGCTGCGCGACAAGGGGTCCGTGGGTGAGCAGCAGTTCGGCCGGCTTGAGCCCTCCGAAGAACTCGAGTACCTGGCTGTTCTCGGTGCGGCCGCCGCGCGTCACGGCGCCCTGTTCGCGGTCAACGACCGTGCCGACATCGCCCGCGCGGCGGGGGCCGACGTCCTGCATCTCGGCCAGGATGACCTGCCTCTCGCGGTCGCCAGGGAGATCGTCGGTCCGGATGTGCTGATCGGCCGATCCACACATGATGCGGTCCAGGCCCGCGAGGCAGCCCTCGATACCGGGGTCGACTACTTCTGCTGCGGACCCTGCTGGCCGACGCCCACCAAACCGGGCCGCACCGCGGCCGGCCTCGAGCTTGTCAGCACGGCCGCTGCACTCGAGACTGCCAAGCCGTGGTTCGCGATCGGCGGTATCGACGAGGCACGGGTGCCCGAGGTGGTCGCGGCGGGAGCCTCGCGGATCGTCGTGGTGCGAGCGATCACCGCGTCCGTCGATCCCGGTGCGGCGGCAGCGTCCCTTCGCGAGCTAGTTCACCCAGCGCATACCGCACGCACGTAA